Proteins from a genomic interval of Chanos chanos chromosome 3, fChaCha1.1, whole genome shotgun sequence:
- the slc39a5 gene encoding zinc transporter ZIP5 — protein MQLNPVISICLSLLVIPVDSLYDIKSSTSPAYGTVSSSLEEDPALREHLKEAFEEQGYYLQRLFLQYGDNGTLTYEGLQKLLGSLGLGEVSVLEIGHDGTSSHPHTHLHLDEPRTPHSRAQGPSPTTHTHRNPDPKTAGSNGFGSKINDPVRTSHPGVLPLGHWRGSFEELSLLTNHATKKHLHGNCLNVTQLLCNFGLEKASHITPAQFTFLCPALLYQIDSGVCLRHSEGNRGETSSGVGFLKALGWSSLALTIISLPSLVALGLARLLPPARLHVFLCPMAALAVGTLCGDALLHLLPHARFGPHSESSDPVKKGLTVLGGLYLLFVIESLLGLLHHYKKSKKRGQCPESVREIDPLEGFLHPEQTESVESRHGHSHSSPDSGPAHTGTMAWMVAMGDGIHNLTDGLAIGVAFSQSLTVGLSTTIAVFCHELPHELGDMAILLAAGWPMCKLAVFSAISALLGFVGLLAGIVLGHQWIQLSPWLLTVTAGVFLYVALADMMPEMLHGRPKSASPLLRFLLQNLGLLTGVGIMLCIALFEDHISINLGDG, from the exons ATGCAGCTGAACCCCGTGATCAGTATTTGTTTGAGTTTATTGGTAATTCCAGTTGACTCACTATATGACATTAAGTCGTCGACTAGTCCTGCTTATGGGACCGTTTCATCGAGCTTAGAAGAAGATCCCGCTTTACGTGAGCACCTGAAAGAGGCTTTCGAGGAGCAG GGCTACTACTTGCAGCGTCTGTTCCTCCAGTATGGTGACAATGGGACCCTCACATATGAGGGTCTGCAGAAGTTGCTGGGCAGCCTGGGGCTTGGGGAGGTCAGTGTTTTGGAGATTGGGCACGATGGCACCTCctcacaccctcatacacacctcCATCTTGATGAGCCTCGTACTCCTCATTCAAGAGCTCAGGGACCCAGcccgacaacacacacacacag GAACCCTGACCCAAAAACTGCTGGCTCAAATGGATTTGGGTCCAAAATCAATGACCCTGTGAGAACTTCACACCCAGGTGTTTTACCGCTTGGACACTGGCGAGGATCGTTCGAGGAGCTGTCTTTGTTGACGAACCATGCCACTAAGAAACACCTCCATGGAAAT TGCCTGAACGTCACACAGCTGCTTTGCAACTTCGGGTTGGAGAAAGCATCCCATATCACGCCAGCCCAGTTTACCTTCCTATGCCCCGCCCTTCTGTACCAGATTGACAGCGGTGTTTGTTTGCGTCActcagagggaaacagaggagagactaGCAGTGGTGTGGGCTTTCTTAAAG CTTTAGGATGGAGCTCCCTGGCACTGACTATAATCAGTCTGCCCTCTTTGGTGGCACTGGGTCTGGCACGACTGCTCCCCCCTGCTCGCCTGCATGTCTTCCTGTGCCCCATGGCTGCCCTGGCAGTGGGCACACTCTGTGGAGATGCTTTGCTTCATCTCCTGCCTCAT GCCAGGTTTGGGCCACACAGTGAAAGCTCAGACCCTGTTAAAAAGGGTTTAACTGTTCTGGGTGGGCTCTACCTTCTGTTTGTGATTGAGAGTCTCCTGGGACTGCTACACCATTACAAG AAGTCAAAGAAGAGGGGACAGTGTCCTGAATCAGTGAGGGAGATTGATCCACTGGAGG GCTTCCTTCACCCTGAACAGACAGAGTCTGTAGAGTCCAGACATGGGCATTCCCACAGTTCTCCAGACTCAGgtcctgcacacacaggcactatGGCATGGATGGTTGCCATGGGAGATGGAATTCACAACCTCACTGATGGGCTAGCCATTG GTGTGGCCTTCTCTCAGAGCCTGACTGTAGGCCTGAGCACAACCATCGCAGTTTTCTGCCATGAACTCCCACACGAGCTGG GTGACATGGCCATTCTCCTGGCTGCAGGCTGGCCCATGTGTAAACTGGCAGTCTTCAGTGCCATTTCTGCCCTGCTGGGGTTTGTGGGTCTCCTTGCAGGCATTGTCCTGGGTCATCAGTGGATCCAGCTGTCTCCCTGGCTCCTGACTGTGACTGCTGGAGTCTTCCTTTATGTTGCCCTTGCAGACATG ATGCCAGAGATGCTCCATGGACGCCCTAAGTCAGCAAGTCCCCTTCTCCGCTTCCTGCTGCAGAACCTGGGTCTGCTAACAGGTGTTGGCATCATGCTATGTATTGCCCTCTTCGAGGACCACATCTCCATCAACCTGGGAGACGGCTGA